From Candidatus Tisiphia endosymbiont of Melanophora roralis, a single genomic window includes:
- a CDS encoding ATP-binding protein, whose protein sequence is MTVALLDRICHNCNIIKIGNESYRMRKRK, encoded by the coding sequence ATGACGGTAGCATTACTTGACAGAATTTGCCACAACTGTAACATCATAAAAATTGGTAACGAAAGTTATCGTATGAGAAAACGAAAATAA